A genomic segment from Nitrospirota bacterium encodes:
- a CDS encoding lipoate--protein ligase family protein, with protein sequence MESTWRYIDTGISDASCNMAVDEAIAEMALKGRVPPTLRFYGWAVPSVSLGCFQKSEEIDRGYCEYRGIPIVRRPTGGRAILHGREVTYSFASRNAVPPFSEGLLSSYGHLSRAFYTALKSLGMDVEMKNRREKGRILTGSALCFQSVSYGELSINKRKVIGSAQKRWKEGFLQQGSIQMKIDPGLMERVFRNVNTEKISLTMTGLTDHLPTLSPDELKGAILDAFEEIFEVSLLPMGLTEEEKILALQFQRQKYQSPEWTYCR encoded by the coding sequence ATGGAATCAACCTGGAGATATATAGATACAGGCATCTCTGATGCCTCCTGCAATATGGCCGTTGACGAGGCGATTGCAGAGATGGCCCTGAAGGGCAGGGTCCCACCTACGCTGAGGTTTTATGGCTGGGCTGTGCCGTCTGTAAGTCTGGGATGCTTTCAAAAGAGTGAAGAGATAGACAGGGGGTATTGCGAATACAGGGGCATCCCCATAGTAAGGCGGCCTACAGGAGGCCGGGCTATTTTGCATGGCAGGGAGGTTACCTACAGTTTCGCATCAAGGAATGCCGTGCCCCCTTTTTCTGAGGGCCTGCTGAGCAGCTACGGGCACCTGAGCAGGGCTTTTTACACTGCCCTTAAATCCCTCGGCATGGATGTGGAGATGAAGAATCGCAGGGAAAAGGGCCGCATACTTACAGGAAGCGCCCTCTGTTTCCAGTCCGTCTCATATGGTGAACTCTCCATCAACAAGCGGAAGGTAATCGGCTCGGCACAGAAGCGGTGGAAGGAGGGCTTCCTCCAGCAGGGCTCTATCCAGATGAAGATAGACCCGGGGCTCATGGAACGGGTCTTCAGAAACGTTAATACCGAAAAAATATCCTTAACCATGACAGGGCTGACGGATCACTTGCCTACACTGTCACCTGATGAATTAAAGGGGGCTATTTTAGATGCCTTTGAAGAAATATTCGAGGTCAGTCTCCTGCCCATGGGGCTGACTGAAGAGGAGAAGATACTTGCCCTTCAGTTTCAAAGACAGAAATATCAGTCCCCTGAGTGGACGTATTGCCGTTGA